In the genome of Vibrio sp. NTOU-M3, one region contains:
- a CDS encoding LysR substrate-binding domain-containing protein: MAKQQSLLRNLHTFNVASRTLSFTLAAKELHLTQGAVSHRIKVLESELGFNLFVRGIRKLELTEEGKRFQATLSSSLNKIFTEINDIKSLDEGGELNIATSLGFANGWLLPKLADFKTQYPKFNLNIFAQENNQDLVENNIDVAIFYASEHHANMHRKRLLNEKYIPVCSPQYAEELGLYKKGLESLHEVNFIHALGSEVWQQWVEHMKLKVDVFKHSYSVSYREMGITCARNHLGVAMGRYQFVKPLIESGELVSPYPYMDTELGYDVMYPVGADGRPKVKVFINWLEEQLS; the protein is encoded by the coding sequence ATGGCAAAACAACAATCACTTCTTAGAAATCTACACACATTCAATGTGGCATCACGAACACTCAGCTTTACGCTTGCAGCAAAAGAGCTTCACCTAACGCAAGGTGCAGTAAGCCATCGGATAAAAGTACTGGAATCAGAATTGGGTTTTAATTTGTTTGTTCGAGGCATTCGCAAATTAGAGTTGACCGAGGAAGGGAAACGATTTCAGGCCACCTTGTCTAGTTCATTAAATAAAATTTTTACTGAAATAAATGACATTAAATCGCTAGATGAGGGGGGGGAATTGAACATTGCGACCTCTCTCGGCTTTGCAAATGGTTGGTTGCTACCAAAGCTTGCAGACTTTAAAACACAATACCCCAAGTTCAATCTGAATATCTTTGCGCAGGAAAACAATCAAGACTTGGTCGAAAATAACATTGATGTTGCGATTTTTTATGCTTCGGAACATCATGCCAATATGCATCGTAAGCGCTTATTGAATGAAAAGTACATCCCAGTATGCAGCCCACAATATGCTGAAGAATTAGGTTTATATAAAAAAGGATTAGAGTCACTCCATGAGGTGAACTTTATTCATGCTTTAGGCTCGGAAGTGTGGCAACAATGGGTTGAGCACATGAAACTAAAGGTGGACGTATTTAAGCATTCATACAGCGTAAGTTATCGTGAAATGGGGATCACATGTGCCCGCAATCATCTGGGTGTTGCAATGGGGCGATATCAATTTGTAAAGCCTCTTATTGAATCAGGCGAGTTAGTTTCCCCTTATCCTTATATGGATACGGAGCTAGGTTATGATGTGATGTACCCAGTGGGTGCGGACGGAAGACCTAAGGTGAAGGTATTTATTAACTGGTTAGAGGAACAACTTAGTTAA